One Brachyspira pilosicoli P43/6/78 genomic window carries:
- a CDS encoding NAD(P)/FAD-dependent oxidoreductase, with the protein MKHKYPNLCKPITIAGVTFQNRMFSAPMGGTDITNDGCIGPKSTAFYELRARGGAGAVTVSECMVHPDTDGSHAYHLDTKILNSLAAATYTADAIRRHGSIASLELSHSGMYAGTYMTDKSKKQSMAQWGPSDTVRPDGIEVKSLTKEMIKDIVDAYGNVASLAKRAGFEMLLIHGGHGWLLNQFFSPYFNKRKDEYGGSLENRCRLAIEVLQSVRKAVGEKFPIEFRFSGSELFDGGYDLDEGIEIAKQISPYVDLLHVSAGTYQRGFGDTHPSMFKEHGCNVYLAEAIKKHVSVPVSTIGALNSPEQMEEIIASGKADIVYMARALLADHELPRKVMENRDEEIVHCLRCFTCMAERAATATRRCTVNPLIGRELDGVEIMPARESKKVLVAGAGPGGLYAAYTAARRGHKVILCEKESEVGGILKSEQALPFKKEMYDLSHTYELLAKKAGVEIRTNTEVTKELVEKENPYALIIAVGSTPLVPPIKGLDGDNVVIVNNYYKEKDKVTDNVVVFGGGLAGCECAIHLGMEGKKVHLVEMRDELAPDANVRHRPLLLKEVDKYVTVHTGYKGIEVRKDGILCVDKDNKEVLVKGTSVICALGQKSCTDTVEKLRDTAPFVRVIGDAAKVATITNAVYWGYHAALDI; encoded by the coding sequence CCTATAACAATAGCAGGCGTTACTTTTCAAAATAGAATGTTTTCAGCTCCAATGGGCGGAACTGATATAACTAATGATGGCTGTATAGGACCTAAATCTACTGCATTTTATGAATTAAGAGCAAGAGGCGGTGCTGGTGCTGTTACAGTGAGTGAATGTATGGTGCATCCTGACACAGACGGTTCTCATGCTTATCATTTAGATACAAAAATATTAAACTCACTTGCTGCCGCTACTTATACTGCTGACGCTATACGCAGACATGGTTCAATAGCAAGTTTAGAATTATCTCACTCTGGTATGTATGCTGGTACATATATGACAGACAAAAGCAAAAAACAAAGTATGGCTCAATGGGGTCCTTCTGACACTGTTCGTCCTGACGGTATAGAAGTAAAATCTTTAACAAAAGAAATGATTAAAGATATTGTTGATGCTTACGGTAATGTTGCTTCACTTGCTAAGAGAGCTGGTTTTGAAATGCTTTTAATACATGGCGGACATGGCTGGTTATTAAATCAATTTTTCTCTCCTTATTTCAATAAAAGAAAAGACGAATACGGCGGAAGTTTAGAAAATAGATGCCGTTTAGCAATAGAAGTATTACAATCTGTACGTAAAGCTGTTGGAGAAAAATTCCCAATAGAGTTTAGGTTCAGCGGCTCAGAATTATTTGACGGCGGTTATGATTTAGACGAAGGAATAGAGATAGCTAAACAGATATCTCCTTATGTGGACTTACTTCATGTTTCTGCTGGTACTTATCAAAGAGGTTTTGGAGACACTCACCCTTCTATGTTTAAAGAACATGGTTGTAATGTATATTTAGCAGAGGCTATAAAAAAACATGTTTCTGTACCTGTATCAACTATAGGAGCTTTAAATAGTCCTGAACAAATGGAAGAGATTATTGCTTCTGGAAAGGCTGATATTGTTTATATGGCTCGTGCTTTGCTTGCTGACCATGAACTTCCTAGAAAAGTAATGGAAAATAGAGATGAAGAGATAGTACATTGTTTAAGATGTTTTACTTGTATGGCTGAACGTGCTGCTACTGCTACAAGAAGATGTACTGTTAATCCTCTAATAGGAAGAGAGCTTGACGGAGTTGAGATTATGCCTGCTAGAGAAAGCAAAAAAGTGTTAGTTGCAGGTGCTGGTCCCGGAGGATTATATGCGGCTTACACTGCTGCTAGAAGAGGACATAAAGTTATATTATGTGAAAAAGAATCAGAAGTTGGCGGTATATTAAAAAGCGAACAGGCTCTTCCTTTCAAAAAAGAAATGTATGATTTATCTCATACTTATGAATTACTTGCAAAAAAAGCTGGTGTAGAAATTCGTACTAATACAGAAGTAACAAAAGAGTTAGTTGAAAAAGAAAATCCTTATGCATTAATAATCGCAGTAGGTTCTACTCCTTTAGTTCCTCCTATAAAAGGTTTAGATGGAGACAATGTTGTAATAGTAAATAACTACTACAAAGAAAAAGATAAAGTAACTGATAATGTTGTTGTATTTGGAGGCGGTTTAGCAGGCTGTGAATGTGCTATACATTTAGGAATGGAAGGCAAAAAAGTACATCTTGTAGAAATGAGAGATGAACTTGCACCTGATGCCAATGTAAGACACAGACCTTTACTTTTAAAAGAAGTTGACAAATATGTTACAGTTCATACTGGATACAAAGGAATAGAAGTGAGAAAAGATGGAATATTATGCGTAGATAAAGACAATAAAGAAGTATTGGTTAAAGGAACTAGTGTGATATGTGCATTAGGGCAGAAATCTTGTACTGATACTGTTGAAAAATTAAGAGACACAGCTCCA